From a single Marinitoga sp. 38H-ov genomic region:
- a CDS encoding PilZ domain-containing protein, translating into MEEKNNIYIEKVKVNTILYNGDLVDIELPQQHIIGNSRVLELDFKKKYAKILPPIYKNQRIKLHNNEKINIRVYNKGSNVMIKSYILDISKDHILIYLPAYCYKIQKRIFFRIPIIRNGILFDEENNKLIPFETRDFSAGGIQIAVKEVLDNKEYLLKSLALDEDFILNEIKTQVVRYIDENIFGEKLYGLKFLNLDYELEKNIVRYVNLYTIKAKHPNQGE; encoded by the coding sequence TGGAGATTTAGTCGATATAGAATTACCTCAACAACACATTATAGGTAATAGTAGAGTATTAGAACTGGATTTCAAAAAAAAATATGCTAAAATTCTTCCTCCGATATATAAAAATCAGAGAATAAAATTACATAATAATGAAAAAATTAATATTAGGGTATATAATAAAGGTTCTAATGTTATGATAAAATCTTATATTTTAGACATCTCAAAGGATCATATACTAATATACTTACCTGCATATTGTTATAAAATACAAAAAAGAATTTTTTTTAGAATTCCTATTATTAGGAATGGAATATTATTTGATGAAGAAAATAATAAATTAATACCTTTTGAAACTAGGGATTTTAGTGCAGGTGGGATTCAAATTGCAGTAAAAGAGGTTTTGGATAATAAAGAATATTTATTAAAATCACTAGCTTTAGATGAAGATTTTATACTAAATGAAATTAAAACACAAGTTGTTCGATATATTGATGAAAATATATTTGGAGAAAAACTATATGGTTTAAAGTTTTTAAACCTTGATTATGAATTAGAAAAAAATATTGTAAGGTATGTTAATTTATATACTATAAAAGCCAAACATCCAAATCAGGGGGAGTAA